The Aureimonas mangrovi genome contains the following window.
GACGCGGAAGAACGCGCGACGATGGCTCTAACGTACTTAGCCCTTACAGCCGAGGATAAGGTCGATACTGAGGATCGACAGCTGGTTCTCGCATCGCTCTTTAGACCGACAGCAGATGGCATCGTTAAGGACGACGCTGCTCCGGTTTTTGGTCCCAGCGGCATTCTTTCTTCCATGGCGACAAGATGAGCTGGGGCACCACCCACAGGTAGCGATGCGGACAGAGGCAGGTTGGAGCGCTACCTCGCCTGCCCGCGCTCCACCACCGCGCCCCACTTCGTTTCCGATGGGCTCGATGAAGCGCTACCCCATACGAAAACCCCGCCGGGCCGGAGCGCGACGGGGTTCGAATAAATGCGCATTTTCTGCGTATTAAACTTGCTTAATACGCAATTTCTGCGTATAAGAAAGGTGTCAGGCAGTTCCGCCTGACTGCAAAGGAGAAGGCCATGTCCTACGAGACAGCCAGCCTGATCCTTCAAGCCTTAAGCGTGATCATCGCCCTAGCAAGCCTGATCATCGCCTTGAGGTAAGAAGCGGCCGGGGGGCCGGTGAGGTCCCCCGGTTGCAGCCTCAAGATAGACCTCAAAAGGTTGCTGATCAATGACCCTCGAAGAGTTCATCGCCCTACGCAAGCACCTCGGTCTTACGCAGGCAGAGATGGCGCATCGCATGGGCCTGAGCACCCGCTCTCTCAACGCCATCGAAAGCGGCAGCACTCCTTTGCGAACGCTTCACATCCGTACCGCCGAGCGCATCGCAATGATCCGCGCCGTCGTAGAGAACGACCCGATGCTCGTGCCCGACGAGGTCCGTGCCCAATGCACCCGAATTCACCAGCTTGCGACGGGGCAGCGTATCGACTGAAACGAAAAAGGCCCGCTCACCGGCGGGCCATGCGAGCGAAAGGCGGGAGCCCGTTCAGACACCCGCCCTCTCACTGCCTAGCGGTTAGATGATGTTCCGCTCGTCCCTCTTGCCCGAACCGATCTCGTTCAGGCCGCCGGCTGACGTCTCATCGACGTCGCCGTCGTCTTCGTCCTCATCTTCGAGGCCTGCATCGTCCTCGGGAACGATGACATCCGGGTCCAGCGGTTCGCCGTCCGGCAGCTTCTCGTTCGGGTTCTGGGTGACTGGGTTGGTCTCTGACATTCCTGCCTCCTCTGGCTGCGAAAGGAAGTCAGCGGAGGACTGAGATGTTCCGAAGCGGCAAAGGTCCACGCAAGCGAACCGCTGTACAAAGGT
Protein-coding sequences here:
- a CDS encoding helix-turn-helix domain-containing protein; protein product: MTLEEFIALRKHLGLTQAEMAHRMGLSTRSLNAIESGSTPLRTLHIRTAERIAMIRAVVENDPMLVPDEVRAQCTRIHQLATGQRID